In Pseudomonadota bacterium, the following are encoded in one genomic region:
- a CDS encoding glycosyltransferase family 39 protein — MMRKLHYALLLVALLIGAGVRINGIEWGLPDRVHAAYSYHPDEASLLEWASDLYHGRTISKQFIYGGTFYLSTLEAGSRLSAALVDGREVSLRDRMGMARAGSALFAVLAIAVTYAAGATLFTPWAGAWAALILALAPGHVLAAQAARPDALFTLLLALNLWCAARLLRGMGSKPWHLAAAGVLLGVSVATRFPAALWWLGYAAALLMAARVPGQRRHAWLASLAVISGIALVAYALASPHSLRHGAVLLDGLATQFNYQRATTPGAHGGVLAYGGRVMAEAIGIACYVPLVLALLYALLRRERADGLLAVFALPYFVSLTTSQWVVVRYFVPLLPLLAIWTGALLARALAGGASWRALGLALATFALGVNALTLVVYGQALRAPDTRDRALAWLAMHAPEATRIGVLQAYDGDVFFHPPAIARYRWSACVLGACEPARFFDSDAELFVVADTYLVDVNVAGQAWHVARALAARDDLEIVARFAPLADWRGYDIRPQFQSQDMHDALTTLTVYRRRAGAAVRARH; from the coding sequence ATGATGCGGAAGCTCCACTACGCGCTGCTCCTGGTGGCGCTCCTGATCGGCGCGGGCGTGCGCATCAACGGCATCGAGTGGGGCCTGCCCGACCGCGTCCATGCCGCTTACTCCTATCATCCCGATGAAGCCTCGTTGTTGGAATGGGCGTCGGATCTTTACCACGGCAGGACAATAAGCAAGCAATTCATCTACGGCGGCACTTTTTACCTGTCGACCCTCGAAGCGGGCAGCCGTTTGAGCGCCGCACTGGTCGATGGCCGCGAGGTGTCGTTGCGCGATCGCATGGGGATGGCGCGCGCCGGCAGCGCGCTGTTCGCGGTGCTCGCCATCGCGGTGACCTACGCGGCGGGCGCGACCTTGTTCACGCCGTGGGCGGGCGCGTGGGCGGCGCTGATCCTGGCGCTCGCGCCCGGACATGTGCTCGCCGCCCAGGCGGCGCGCCCCGATGCCTTGTTCACCCTGCTGCTGGCCTTGAACCTGTGGTGCGCGGCGCGCCTCTTGCGCGGCATGGGCTCGAAGCCCTGGCATCTGGCCGCGGCCGGCGTCTTGCTCGGCGTGTCGGTAGCCACGCGCTTCCCTGCTGCGTTGTGGTGGCTGGGCTACGCGGCGGCGCTGCTGATGGCCGCGCGCGTGCCCGGCCAACGCCGACACGCATGGCTTGCGTCCTTGGCTGTCATCAGTGGCATCGCGCTCGTGGCCTACGCGCTGGCGAGCCCGCACAGCCTGCGTCACGGCGCGGTCTTGCTCGACGGTCTCGCCACGCAATTCAACTACCAGCGCGCTACGACGCCGGGTGCGCACGGTGGCGTACTGGCCTACGGCGGACGCGTGATGGCCGAGGCCATCGGTATCGCCTGCTACGTGCCGCTCGTGCTGGCGTTGCTGTACGCGTTGCTGAGACGCGAGCGCGCCGACGGTCTGCTGGCGGTGTTCGCGCTGCCGTATTTCGTTTCGCTCACGACTTCGCAGTGGGTGGTGGTGCGGTACTTCGTGCCGCTGTTGCCGCTGCTCGCGATCTGGACGGGTGCACTGCTGGCGCGGGCACTGGCGGGCGGGGCGAGCTGGCGCGCGCTCGGCCTCGCGCTGGCAACCTTCGCGCTCGGCGTCAATGCGCTCACGCTGGTGGTGTACGGCCAGGCGCTGCGCGCGCCCGATACGCGCGATCGCGCGCTGGCGTGGCTGGCCATGCATGCGCCGGAGGCGACGCGCATCGGTGTGCTGCAGGCCTACGACGGCGACGTGTTCTTCCATCCGCCGGCCATCGCGCGTTATCGCTGGAGCGCCTGCGTGCTCGGCGCCTGCGAGCCGGCGCGCTTCTTCGACTCGGACGCCGAGTTGTTCGTGGTGGCCGATACCTACCTGGTCGACGTCAACGTCGCCGGCCAGGCCTGGCACGTGGCGCGGGCGCTGGCGGCGCGTGATGACCTCGAAATCGTGGCGCGCTTCGCGCCACTGGCCGACTGGCGGGGCTACGACATCCGGCCCCAGTTCCAGAGCCAGGACATGCACGACGCCTTGACCACCCTGACCGTCTACCGACGCCGCGCCGGCGCCGCCGTCCGCGCCCGGCACTAG
- a CDS encoding carboxy terminal-processing peptidase, giving the protein MRQATTLLLSLLLAALFSAASWANAPVVALEDLKPGPEHRRSTHLITHLISNYHYRNVPLDDALSKKILDRYIDSLDPARSYFTQADIDEFQQHATRVDDYLRSSSLNPLFDMFVRFRQRLGERVNYAIKAVDGKFDFKADESFEFDRKNAAWPKDTAELDELWRKRVKNDILSLKLAGKAAGDITTTLKKRYDGLVRRTAQLNSEDVFQTLMIAYTTAIDPHTAYFSPRTSENFKIRMSLSLEGIGAVLQSDNELTVVREVVPGGPADLSGKLHADDRIVGIGQDDKGPIVDVIDWRLDDVVELIRGPKNSVVRLQVLPKGTALGGPTTIVAITRNTIQLEEQAAKGTVIDVKRGSGVAKIGIITLPTFYMDFEARSAGDENYRSTTRDVRKIIDELTAKQVEGLVIDLRANGGGSLTEATELTGLFIGPGPVVQVRDSQGRVQVERSTEPQVFYKGPLAVLVDRNSASASEIFAGAIQDYHRGMVVGEPTFGKGTVQNLVDLNRYDQTMNGKLGQLKATIAQFFRVSGSSTQYQGVIPDVPFPTVMGDDEHGERSLDNALPWAAIDPARFTAVAYSTDRVATVRKQLDKRIASDSAFQALLATERAVSDAQAQKSLSLREDKRRAEHDKARADQRTRENQIRQARGLPPLPADAVTPEGDEEEDEFRKPDDKDKALDVILTEAGNVLTDWIYADTTDKRLVDNDRNAKPAAKTSVATPAAANR; this is encoded by the coding sequence ATGAGACAAGCGACCACCCTACTTCTGTCCCTCTTGCTGGCGGCGCTCTTCAGTGCCGCAAGCTGGGCCAATGCTCCCGTGGTGGCGCTCGAGGATCTCAAGCCCGGTCCGGAGCACCGTCGCTCGACCCATCTCATCACGCATCTCATCAGCAACTATCACTATCGCAACGTGCCACTCGACGACGCGCTGTCGAAGAAGATCCTGGACCGCTACATCGACTCCCTGGACCCCGCGCGCAGCTACTTCACCCAGGCCGATATCGACGAGTTTCAACAGCACGCCACGCGTGTCGACGATTATCTGCGCAGTTCCAGCCTGAATCCACTGTTCGACATGTTCGTGCGTTTTCGCCAGCGCTTGGGCGAACGGGTCAATTACGCCATCAAGGCGGTCGACGGCAAGTTCGATTTCAAAGCCGATGAATCCTTCGAATTCGATCGCAAGAACGCAGCGTGGCCCAAGGACACCGCCGAGCTCGACGAGCTGTGGCGCAAGCGCGTGAAGAACGACATCCTGTCACTCAAACTGGCCGGCAAGGCGGCTGGCGACATCACCACCACGCTCAAGAAGCGCTACGACGGCCTCGTGCGTCGCACCGCACAGTTGAACAGTGAAGACGTGTTCCAGACCTTGATGATTGCCTACACCACGGCCATCGACCCGCACACCGCCTACTTCTCACCGCGCACCTCGGAGAATTTCAAGATCCGCATGAGCCTGTCGCTGGAAGGCATAGGCGCGGTGCTGCAGAGCGACAACGAACTGACGGTCGTGCGCGAGGTGGTGCCGGGCGGCCCAGCCGATCTGAGCGGCAAGCTGCACGCGGACGATCGTATCGTCGGCATCGGCCAAGACGACAAGGGACCGATAGTCGACGTCATCGACTGGCGTCTCGACGACGTGGTGGAACTCATTCGCGGTCCCAAGAATTCCGTGGTGCGGCTGCAGGTGCTGCCCAAGGGCACGGCCCTCGGCGGCCCGACCACCATTGTCGCCATCACGCGCAACACCATCCAGCTCGAGGAACAGGCCGCCAAGGGCACCGTCATCGACGTCAAGCGCGGCAGTGGCGTTGCCAAGATCGGCATCATCACCCTGCCGACCTTCTACATGGATTTCGAAGCGCGCAGCGCAGGCGACGAAAACTATCGCAGCACCACCCGCGATGTACGCAAGATCATCGACGAACTCACGGCCAAGCAGGTCGAAGGCCTGGTGATCGATCTGCGCGCCAACGGCGGTGGCTCCCTGACCGAAGCAACGGAGTTGACCGGTCTGTTCATCGGCCCGGGGCCGGTGGTGCAGGTGCGCGATTCGCAGGGCCGAGTGCAGGTCGAGCGCAGCACCGAGCCGCAGGTGTTCTACAAGGGGCCGCTGGCGGTGCTGGTCGATCGCAACAGCGCGTCGGCCTCGGAGATCTTCGCCGGCGCCATCCAGGACTATCACCGCGGCATGGTGGTCGGCGAGCCGACGTTCGGCAAAGGCACGGTGCAGAACCTGGTCGACCTGAACCGTTACGACCAGACCATGAACGGCAAGCTCGGCCAGCTCAAGGCCACCATCGCGCAATTCTTCCGCGTCAGCGGCAGCAGCACCCAGTACCAGGGCGTGATACCCGACGTGCCGTTCCCGACCGTGATGGGCGACGATGAACACGGCGAGCGCTCACTCGACAATGCCCTGCCGTGGGCGGCCATCGATCCGGCACGCTTCACGGCCGTCGCCTATTCCACCGACCGCGTCGCCACCGTGCGCAAGCAGTTGGACAAGCGCATTGCCAGCGACTCGGCGTTCCAGGCCCTGCTTGCCACCGAGCGCGCGGTGAGCGATGCGCAGGCGCAAAAATCGCTGTCGCTGCGTGAGGACAAACGCCGCGCCGAACACGACAAGGCGCGCGCCGATCAGCGTACCCGCGAAAACCAGATCCGCCAGGCGCGCGGCCTGCCGCCCCTGCCGGCCGACGCCGTCACGCCCGAGGGCGACGAGGAAGAGGACGAATTCCGCAAACCCGATGACAAGGACAAGGCGCTCGACGTGATCCTGACCGAAGCCGGCAACGTGTTGACCGACTGGATCTATGCCGACACCACCGACAAGCGCCTGGTCGACAACGATCGCAACGCCAAGCCCGCCGCCAAGACCAGCGTGGCCACACCCGCCGCTGCCAACCGCTAA
- a CDS encoding DNA photolyase, with amino-acid sequence MIETVYVEREVLDHPRTARILERVRPRHVVGCERYGEVFNRHNQNFRLQKAHPALILAAKHGRRLLPVPQGYGFSAAPAFYFSHMLNCLYDCRYCFLQGMFRSAHYVLFVNYEDFIADIEARCAASDAACWLFSGYDCDSLALEPLSGFAETFIDACARIPNAWLELRTKSTQIRGLLKRPPVARCVCAFSLNPTTVVDAFEARTPSLAARLAAIVRLQAHGWPIGLRFDPVLPVADFEAVHRAFFDTVFAAVDGRRLHSVTVGALRLPRDQARGIARLHPDESLFALAESARDGLVSYGADADALVDWCAAELARHVPAERIHRQAA; translated from the coding sequence GTGATCGAAACCGTCTATGTCGAGCGCGAGGTGCTCGATCACCCGCGCACCGCGCGTATCCTGGAACGGGTCCGGCCGCGCCACGTGGTGGGCTGCGAACGCTACGGCGAAGTGTTCAATCGCCACAACCAGAACTTCCGCCTGCAAAAGGCGCACCCGGCCCTGATCCTGGCCGCCAAGCACGGCCGCCGCCTGCTGCCGGTGCCGCAAGGCTACGGCTTCAGCGCCGCGCCGGCGTTCTACTTCTCGCACATGCTGAACTGCCTGTACGACTGCCGATATTGCTTCCTGCAGGGCATGTTCCGCTCGGCCCACTACGTACTGTTCGTCAACTACGAGGACTTCATCGCCGACATCGAAGCGCGCTGCGCCGCGAGCGACGCCGCGTGCTGGCTGTTCTCGGGCTACGATTGCGACAGCCTCGCGCTCGAGCCGCTGAGCGGCTTCGCCGAGACCTTCATCGATGCCTGCGCGCGCATTCCCAACGCGTGGCTGGAACTGCGCACCAAGAGCACGCAGATCCGCGGCCTGTTGAAGCGGCCGCCGGTGGCGCGCTGTGTGTGTGCGTTTTCCTTGAACCCGACAACGGTTGTCGACGCCTTCGAAGCGCGCACGCCGAGCCTGGCCGCGCGCCTCGCCGCCATCGTGCGCCTGCAGGCGCATGGCTGGCCAATAGGCCTGCGCTTCGATCCGGTGTTGCCGGTGGCGGATTTCGAAGCCGTGCACCGCGCGTTCTTCGACACCGTGTTCGCCGCCGTCGACGGCCGGCGCCTGCACTCGGTGACGGTGGGCGCGCTGCGCCTGCCGCGCGACCAGGCGCGTGGCATCGCGCGCCTGCATCCCGACGAAAGCCTGTTCGCGCTGGCCGAGAGCGCGCGCGACGGGCTCGTCAGTTACGGCGCCGATGCCGACGCGCTGGTCGACTGGTGCGCCGCCGAACTCGCCCGCCACGTGCCCGCCGAGCGCATCCATCGCCAGGCGGCGTGA
- a CDS encoding FKBP-type peptidyl-prolyl cis-trans isomerase, translating to MKRFLLAAGIAVTSTSVFAVGTSLETDAEKFSYAFGINFTQSMMRQGAPLDADAVYMAIKDALAGSEPRLSAEAMDTALRSAAQKAGEKKKAQAGENLAKGKAYMDKNKAKKGVTTLPDGLQYEVLREGTGAQPTADSTVKVHYTGKLVDGREFDSSKREGKPVTFPVNGVIEGWSKILPLMKVGARWLVTIPPELAYGVNGSGAVIGPNETLVFEIELLDIVKE from the coding sequence ATGAAACGATTTCTCCTTGCCGCCGGCATCGCCGTCACCAGCACTTCGGTCTTCGCGGTCGGCACCTCGCTCGAAACTGACGCCGAGAAGTTCAGCTACGCCTTCGGCATCAATTTCACCCAGAGCATGATGCGCCAGGGCGCGCCGTTGGACGCCGATGCCGTGTACATGGCCATCAAGGACGCGTTGGCCGGCTCGGAACCGCGCCTGTCGGCCGAGGCCATGGACACGGCGCTGCGCAGCGCCGCGCAGAAGGCGGGCGAGAAGAAGAAGGCTCAAGCCGGCGAAAACCTCGCCAAGGGCAAGGCCTACATGGACAAGAACAAGGCCAAGAAGGGCGTCACCACCCTACCCGACGGCCTGCAATACGAAGTGCTGCGCGAAGGTACCGGCGCCCAGCCCACTGCCGACAGCACGGTCAAGGTGCATTACACCGGCAAGCTGGTCGACGGCCGCGAATTCGACAGCTCCAAGCGCGAAGGCAAGCCCGTCACCTTCCCGGTCAATGGCGTGATCGAAGGCTGGAGCAAGATCCTGCCGCTGATGAAGGTCGGCGCGCGCTGGCTGGTGACCATCCCGCCGGAGCTCGCCTACGGCGTGAACGGCTCGGGCGCGGTGATCGGCCCGAACGAAACGCTGGTGTTCGAAATCGAACTGCTGGACATCGTCAAGGAATAA
- a CDS encoding mismatch-specific DNA-glycosylase, which yields MASTFPDFIPEHLVVLSIGINPSPHALRMGYPFAFARNRFWPALNGSRLVHAALTPGIAAITELGVRHGMGFTDVVKRATPGMKGLRAADYDRDAPLLRDKIRRYKPALLWFHGKVAAREFLTRVDRAWPDPEWGEQRAEVEGARVYVSPNPSPANASYSVADLIASYDGLAALRARLGV from the coding sequence GGCCAGCACCTTTCCCGACTTCATCCCCGAGCACCTCGTGGTGCTCTCCATCGGCATCAATCCTTCGCCGCATGCGCTGCGTATGGGCTATCCCTTCGCTTTCGCGCGCAATCGCTTCTGGCCGGCGCTGAACGGCTCGCGACTGGTGCATGCCGCGCTCACGCCCGGCATCGCCGCCATCACCGAACTCGGCGTCCGCCATGGCATGGGCTTCACCGATGTCGTGAAGCGCGCCACGCCGGGTATGAAGGGTTTGCGCGCCGCCGATTACGATCGCGACGCGCCGCTGCTGCGTGACAAGATCCGACGTTACAAGCCGGCCCTGTTGTGGTTTCACGGCAAGGTCGCGGCGCGCGAATTCCTGACGCGCGTGGACCGCGCGTGGCCCGATCCCGAGTGGGGCGAACAGCGCGCGGAAGTGGAGGGCGCGCGCGTCTATGTCAGCCCCAACCCGAGTCCGGCCAACGCCAGCTATTCGGTGGCCGACCTGATTGCTTCCTACGACGGTCTGGCCGCGCTGCGCGCGCGGCTCGGGGTTTGA
- a CDS encoding glycosyltransferase: MSSPMTTTSAVSDRKARIKALSERLAGERQRWRARSAYFHAEDTRYLRFLIPEGARVLEIGCATGATLAALAPAYGVGVDFSAAMVREARANHPQLHFVEADVEQDGWQDQLQGPFDFIVIADTIGSLDDIQRSFSRLHRLCTPHTRVVVAYYAYFWEPLLRVAELLSRKMPSEPQNVLSTDDISALLNLAGFQVLRRDWRQLLPKHLGGIGPLVNRYIGTLPGVRRLCLRNYVVARSLNAARERPRSASVVIPCRNERGNIAPAIERMPRFCADIEIIFVEGHSSDHTYEEALRVRDLYHGQWDIKVLRQDGIGKADAVWKGFDAARGEVLMILDADLTVPPEDLGKFFDAIASGEGEYVQGSRLVYPIEEDAMRFLNLLANWCFSVMFSWLLNQRITDTLCGTKVLRRDDYATLKANRGYFGDFDPFGDFDLIFGAAKMNLKTLEIPIRYAARRYGETQISRFRHGLMLLRMVMFAYRRLKAL; this comes from the coding sequence ATGAGCAGCCCCATGACCACCACCAGCGCCGTTTCAGATCGCAAAGCGCGCATCAAGGCCTTGTCCGAGCGCCTTGCCGGCGAGCGTCAGCGCTGGCGCGCGCGCTCGGCCTATTTTCACGCCGAGGACACCCGCTACCTGCGCTTCCTGATCCCCGAGGGCGCGCGCGTGCTCGAGATCGGCTGCGCGACCGGCGCCACGCTCGCCGCCCTCGCGCCTGCTTACGGCGTCGGCGTCGACTTCAGCGCGGCGATGGTGCGCGAGGCACGCGCCAATCATCCGCAACTGCATTTCGTCGAGGCCGACGTCGAACAGGATGGCTGGCAGGACCAGCTGCAGGGCCCTTTCGATTTCATCGTCATCGCCGACACCATCGGCTCGCTGGACGACATCCAGCGCAGCTTCAGCCGGCTGCATCGCCTGTGCACGCCGCACACGCGGGTGGTGGTGGCCTACTACGCCTATTTCTGGGAGCCGCTGCTGCGCGTCGCCGAACTGTTGTCGCGCAAGATGCCCTCGGAGCCGCAGAACGTGCTGTCCACCGACGACATCTCGGCGCTGCTCAATCTCGCCGGCTTCCAGGTGCTGCGGCGCGACTGGCGGCAATTGCTGCCCAAGCATCTCGGCGGCATCGGGCCGCTGGTCAATCGCTACATCGGCACGCTGCCGGGCGTGCGACGCTTGTGCCTGCGCAACTACGTGGTGGCGCGTTCCTTGAACGCCGCGCGCGAGCGGCCACGCTCGGCGAGCGTGGTCATCCCGTGTCGCAATGAGCGCGGCAACATCGCGCCCGCCATCGAACGCATGCCGCGCTTCTGCGCCGATATCGAGATCATCTTCGTCGAAGGACACAGCAGCGATCACACCTACGAGGAAGCGTTGCGGGTGCGCGATCTCTACCACGGCCAATGGGACATCAAGGTGCTGCGCCAGGACGGCATCGGCAAGGCTGACGCGGTGTGGAAAGGCTTCGACGCCGCGCGCGGCGAGGTGCTGATGATCCTCGACGCCGATCTCACGGTGCCGCCCGAGGACCTCGGCAAGTTCTTCGATGCCATCGCCAGTGGCGAGGGCGAATACGTGCAGGGCTCGCGGCTGGTCTATCCCATCGAGGAAGACGCCATGCGTTTTCTCAACCTGCTCGCCAATTGGTGCTTCTCGGTGATGTTCAGCTGGCTGCTCAACCAGCGCATCACCGACACGCTGTGCGGCACCAAGGTGCTGCGCCGCGACGACTACGCGACGCTCAAGGCCAATCGCGGCTATTTCGGCGACTTTGATCCGTTCGGCGACTTCGACCTCATCTTCGGCGCCGCCAAGATGAATCTCAAAACCCTCGAGATCCCGATCCGCTACGCGGCGCGGCGCTATGGCGAGACCCAGATCTCGCGCTTTCGGCACGGCCTCATGCTGTTACGCATGGTCATGTTCGCCTATCGGCGCCTCAAGGCCTTGTAA
- the rnd gene encoding ribonuclease D: MAEIRHGEFRFIASQAELEALCAQLRGVPWLGLDTEFERSRTFYAELCLVQIAAPDVLVCIDPFAVESLAPLMDVLASDAARKFLHAARQDLEVLFHIDGRLPAALLDTQVAAGLAGFADNIGYADLVQQLLAVGLDKSQTRTDWRQRPLTAAQLDYAAADVLHLAPLTELLEARLDALGRGAWLAEDCAALLAPEQYRQAPELAWQRLRGLANLAPAAQARAVALAAWRESTAQGRNLPRGWVLKDDELMELAANVPANVKALAAQLPSNGNVRRHAEALIELLHAAPGAAPAMASKRLTASGRVHLKRLSACAQSLAQQLGIAASILVTRRELEMLTSDELPPRLRDGWRGAQLAPLVALHADTRVDGLWEH; encoded by the coding sequence GTGGCTGAGATCCGCCACGGCGAGTTCCGGTTCATTGCCTCGCAGGCCGAGCTCGAGGCACTGTGCGCGCAACTGCGTGGCGTGCCGTGGCTGGGACTCGACACCGAGTTCGAGCGCAGTCGTACCTTCTACGCCGAACTGTGCCTGGTGCAGATAGCGGCACCGGACGTGCTGGTCTGTATCGACCCGTTCGCGGTCGAGTCCTTGGCGCCGCTCATGGATGTCTTGGCCAGCGATGCCGCGCGCAAGTTCCTGCACGCGGCGCGGCAGGACCTCGAAGTGCTGTTCCACATCGACGGCCGCCTGCCGGCGGCGCTGCTCGACACGCAGGTGGCGGCCGGCCTGGCGGGCTTCGCCGACAACATCGGCTACGCCGATCTGGTGCAGCAGCTGTTGGCGGTCGGCCTCGACAAGTCGCAGACGCGCACCGACTGGCGGCAGCGCCCGCTGACCGCGGCGCAACTCGACTACGCGGCCGCCGACGTGTTGCACCTCGCACCGCTGACTGAATTATTGGAAGCGCGCCTTGACGCGCTCGGCCGCGGCGCGTGGCTGGCGGAGGATTGCGCTGCGTTGCTGGCACCCGAACAGTACCGGCAAGCGCCGGAACTTGCCTGGCAGCGATTGCGGGGCCTGGCCAACCTGGCGCCCGCCGCACAGGCGCGCGCGGTGGCCTTGGCGGCGTGGCGCGAGAGCACCGCGCAGGGTCGCAACCTGCCGCGCGGCTGGGTGTTGAAGGATGACGAACTCATGGAACTCGCCGCCAACGTGCCGGCCAACGTGAAAGCGCTTGCCGCGCAGTTGCCGAGCAACGGCAATGTGCGGCGTCACGCCGAGGCGCTCATCGAACTGTTGCACGCCGCGCCCGGCGCCGCACCGGCAATGGCCTCGAAACGTCTGACGGCAAGCGGCCGCGTGCATTTGAAACGCCTGTCGGCCTGCGCCCAATCGCTGGCCCAGCAGCTCGGTATCGCTGCTTCAATCCTGGTCACACGTCGCGAGCTGGAAATGCTTACCTCGGACGAACTTCCGCCGCGACTGCGCGATGGCTGGCGCGGCGCCCAGCTGGCGCCGCTGGTGGCGCTGCATGCCGACACGCGCGTCGACGGTCTGTGGGAGCACTGA
- a CDS encoding DUF2946 family protein, producing MAKWPDVPQCFGWLSLDLRGAWRIQGEVIRHPRAQAFLSRHYRADDSGRWYVQNGPQQVFVDLDYTPWIYRWQPDQTFLTHTGMAARDLAAVYQDDEGNLLLRTSLGIGLLDDRDLASCESLIECDEDDVPRALLWREHVLPLARLARAEVAARFGFVAQPR from the coding sequence ATGGCCAAGTGGCCGGACGTGCCGCAGTGCTTTGGCTGGCTGTCGCTGGACCTGCGCGGCGCATGGCGCATCCAGGGCGAGGTCATCCGCCATCCGCGCGCCCAGGCTTTTTTGTCACGCCACTACCGCGCCGACGACAGCGGCCGCTGGTACGTGCAGAACGGCCCGCAGCAGGTGTTCGTCGACCTCGACTACACACCCTGGATCTATCGCTGGCAGCCGGACCAGACCTTCCTCACCCATACCGGCATGGCGGCCCGCGATCTCGCGGCGGTCTACCAGGATGACGAAGGCAACCTGCTGCTGCGCACCTCGCTCGGCATCGGCCTGTTGGACGACCGCGACCTGGCGAGCTGCGAAAGCCTCATCGAGTGCGACGAAGACGACGTGCCGCGCGCCCTCTTGTGGCGCGAGCACGTGCTGCCCTTGGCGCGCCTGGCACGGGCCGAGGTCGCGGCCCGCTTCGGCTTCGTCGCGCAACCGCGTTGA
- a CDS encoding FkbM family methyltransferase produces MSTPVAKLLLTVYRLAVDSGVLRRAWAQRLFLRAYRHYKRVFEARDAEQLAPWVPTAGVVIDVGANVGFFTLKFARWLGAGGQLLALEPEPANLAHLREALAAARPDCEVDVIAAAAADHVGTAHLALNPYHPGDHKLADAGLAVRLTTLDAEVARRALTRVDLIKIDVQGAEALVLAGARQTLARWRPALYVEVDEMNLRRYASSAADLLDEVQGHGYRMHRLDGEGLSAPLTTAAACAWLATRGYADLLFLPTTTASS; encoded by the coding sequence ATGAGCACACCTGTCGCAAAACTGTTGCTCACCGTCTATCGCCTCGCCGTCGATAGCGGCGTGCTGCGTCGAGCGTGGGCGCAGCGTCTGTTCCTGCGCGCCTACCGGCATTACAAGCGTGTCTTCGAGGCGCGCGACGCCGAGCAGCTCGCGCCGTGGGTGCCGACGGCGGGCGTCGTCATCGACGTCGGCGCCAACGTCGGCTTCTTCACCCTCAAGTTCGCGCGCTGGCTGGGCGCCGGCGGCCAGCTGCTGGCGCTGGAACCGGAACCGGCCAACCTCGCGCATCTGCGCGAGGCGCTGGCGGCGGCGCGGCCGGACTGCGAGGTCGACGTCATCGCCGCGGCGGCGGCGGACCACGTCGGCACCGCGCACCTCGCCTTGAATCCCTATCACCCGGGCGACCACAAGCTCGCCGACGCCGGCCTCGCCGTTCGCCTTACCACCCTCGACGCCGAAGTCGCGCGGCGTGCGCTGACGCGCGTCGATTTGATCAAGATAGACGTGCAGGGCGCCGAAGCGCTGGTGCTGGCCGGCGCGCGCCAAACGCTGGCGCGCTGGCGCCCGGCGCTGTACGTGGAAGTCGATGAGATGAACCTGCGTCGTTACGCGAGCAGCGCCGCTGACTTGCTCGACGAAGTGCAGGGTCACGGCTATCGCATGCACCGTCTCGACGGCGAAGGGCTGTCGGCGCCGCTCACCACGGCCGCTGCCTGTGCGTGGCTGGCCACGCGTGGCTACGCCGACCTGCTGTTCCTGCCGACCACCACCGCGAGTTCCTGA